In Corallococcus exiguus, the DNA window GCCACCCATCCCCCCGCGTCCTCCGCGTCCCGGCCGTTCATCCTCTTCACCACCGGGGCCACGTCCTATGAGCTGGTGCGCTACCTGGGGTCGCGCGCCGGAGGGGAGCTGCTGCTCGCCCGCCGGCACTACGCGCGCACGCCGGGCGGACTGGTGCTCATCAAGCGCCTGCGCGACGTGACGGATGACGTGGCGCGGGCGCGGCTGCGGGAAGAGGTGAAGCTGCTCATGCGGCTGTCCCACCCGGCCATCGCGCCGGTGTACCTGGTGCGGGTGCACGACGGCGCGCCCCATCTGGTGACGGAGTACGTGGACGGGCCGTGCCTGGAGACGCTGTCCAGCTTCGCGGCGCTGCGGCGACGGCCCTTCTCGGAGGCGTTCGCCGCGTACGTGGGCGCGGAGGTGGCGGACGCGCTCCATCACGCCCATGCGTTGGAGGACTCGCGCGGCCTGCCCGTGGGGGTGGTCCACCGCGACATCAGCCCCCGTTCCCTGCGCGTGGACGTGCACGGGCGGGTGCGGCTGTCGGACTTCGCGCTCGCGTGGTCGCGGCTGCCCGGGCGCGTGGTGACGGAGCCGGGGCTCGTGCGCGGGGACGTGGCCTATGCCTCGCCAGAGGCGCTGGAGGGCCTGCCGCTGGATGGCCGCGCGGACCTGTTCTCCCTGGGGATGGTGCTGCTGGAGCTGCTCACCGGGCTGCACCTGCTGGACCTGGACGACGTGGAGCGCGCCGCGCAGCAGGCCCAGCCCGTGCCTGGAACGCGCGGGCTGTGCGCGGAGACACCCAGCTGGCTCCCCGCGCCGCTGATGGCCGCGCGCATGGCGTGCCTGACACCGGCGCACGTGGAGCAGGCCACGCGGGGGCTTTCGCCGGGAATGCGGGCCGTGCTCCAGAGGGTGCTCCAGCGCGACCGCGACCTGCGCTTCCAGACGGGCGCGGAGCTGCGGGATGCGCTCCGGGGCCTGCTGAACGCGGAAGGGCGGCCCTATGGTCCCCCGGAAGCGCTGCGCGAGGTGTCGGAGGTGCGCACGGACGCGCTCGTGGGCCCGGCGGGAGCGGCGGAGGCGGGGCTTCCGCTGGAGGATGACCTCTGGGACGGCTGCGATGACGACGGCGCGGACTGGACGTGAGGTGTGACGGGGGGATGTCCCGGGGCGCTTGTCATCGCGGGAGGGCGTGGCGAAGACTGCTGGCATGGGTGACGTGAAGGAGCTGCATCGCCAGTGGTGCATCGCGGACGGACACGCGGATTCGCTGATGTGGAACCGCGACCTGTGCGAGCGGTCGACAGAGGGGCACGTGGACTTCCCCCGCCTGCGCGAGGCGGGGGTGAAGCTGCAGTGCTTTACGCTGGTGACCCGGGGCTTCCCGTTCATTGGCGGCTTCCCGCTGTTCGCCGCGTGGCGCAAGTGGCCCCGCGAGGCGCGCGGCAGCGAGTGGACTCGCGCGCTCTGGCAGATTGAAAAGTTGGACTCCTTTTGCGCCCGCTCCGGGGACACCGTGCGTGTCGCCACCACGGGGGCGGCGCTGGAGGACAACCTCGCGCACGGGCGGCTATCCGCGGTGCTGGGCGTGGAGGGCGGCCACGCGATTGAAGGCCAGGTGGAGCGGATCGAGGAGCTGCACCGGCGCGGAGTGCGCTTCATGGGGCTCACGCACCTGTCCAACAACGACCTGGGCGGTTCGTCCTTTCCCATGATGGGCAACCGGGGGCTGACGCCGCTGGGGAACCAGGTGATGGAGGAGATGGCCCGCCTGGGAATGAGCGTGGACGTGGCGCACGCCTCCGAGCAGACGCTCACGGACCTCTTCGCGCACCCCACGGTGCGCTACTTCTGTTCGCACACGGGCGTGCGCGCGGCGGGCGGCGGCTGGCGCAACCTGTCCGACGCGGCCCTGCGCACCATTGCCCAGCGCGGCGGTGTGGTGGGCATCATCCTGGCGCCGGTGTACCTGGGCGGCGACACGTGGGACGACGTGGTCCGCCACGTGGAGCACGCCGTGGACGTGATGGGGGAGGAGGGCGTGGGCGTGGGCAGCGACTACGACGGCATGGTGGCGCTGCCCCGGGGCATGCGGGATGTGACGGATTTGCCGCGACTCACGGAAGCCCTGCTCAAACGACACCCGGAGTCGTGGGTGGAACGTGTGATGGGTGGCAACTTCCGGCGTTACTTTCGCGAGACGCTCGGCGGCGGTTGACAGCGAAAAACCTGTCGAAAAGAGTCGCCGGCACCCATGAACCGTCTTCCCCTTGCGCTCTTGTCTCTCGTCGGTTTCTTCCTTCTTTCCGGTTGTGGCGGGCCGGGTTCGGGCGACTCGTGTGACGGCGGCGACTACGTGTGCCAGGACGACGCGCAGGCACTGGAGTGCCGCAACGGCACCTGGCGCCCGCTCGCGTGCCGGGGGCCGCTGGGCTGCCGGGAGCTGGCGGACAGCGTGCGGTGCGACACGTCCCTCAACCAGGAGAACGACGGGTGCGCCACGAACGCGGAGGGCAAGGGCGTGTGCAGCCCCAACGGCGCCGCGATCCTCACGTGCCAGCAGGGCGTGCTGGTGAAGACGGCGGATTGCTCGTCGTGCGCCGTGCAGGACTCGCAGGTCGTCTGCCAGCCGTGAGCCTCAGCGCTCCGGTTCCCCTCCGGACCTGGGGGGGGAACCGGGAGGTGGCGTGGGCGGGTAGCCGCCCGCGGCCATGCGCTTCCCGGACCGTTCGTACATGGCCGGTGAGAGGCCCTGGACGCCGGTGCCGTCAATCCACCGGTTGTAGAAGTTGAAGAGGGCGCAGACGGAGACCGCGTCGTACACGGCCTCGTCCGACCAGCCGGCCGCCTTCAGGCGCTCCACGTCCTCGCGGCGCAGGTCTCCGGGCGCGTCGTTGAGTTGATCCACGAAGGCGAACAACGCCTTCTCGGCCTCCGGGATGGGGGCCGTCTTCACATCGTCCAGTACCGCCTGGACGTGCTCCTTGCTGCCCAGCAATTCCGCCGCGACCGCGGCGTGAGAACCCGTTCAAAATACGCAGGCGTTGCGCCGCGAAGTGTACGCGGCGATGAGCTCCCGCAGCCCGGCCGACAGCGGGGACGGGCCACGCATCACCTCGTGGGTGAAGGCGGACAGCGCGTCCGTCATGCGCGGCTTGAACGCGAACAGGTGCCAGATGCCCGGCGGCGTCATGCCCCCGGCCCGCGCCATGGCGATCATCTTCCCGTAGTGCCCGTCGGACTCGTGCGACTCGACGTCGGGCAGGTACATGTTTTCCGGAGCGGGGGACTTCATCATCGCGCACTTCCCTGGCGAAAGGACGGGGATGCCGCCCATCAGGCCAGTGACGCGAGGAAGCTGTCCAGCACCGAGTTGAAGGCCTCCGGCTGTTCCTGGTTCGGCAGGTGCGCCGCGCCGGGGATGACCTCCAGCCGCGCGCCCTGCACCAGGTCCGCCATCTGCTTCGCCTTCGCCAGCGGCGTCACGGTGTCGTGCTCGCCCACCACGACCAGCGCGGGCCCCGCGTAGCGTGCGAGCAAGTCCTTGCTGTCCAACCGCAGCGCCATGCCCCGCTGCGCGGCGGCGATGGACTCCGGTGAAACGGACAGCCCCAGCTTCGTCACCTCGCGGCCCACCAGTGAGTCCGGCGCCGCGTGGACCAGCTTGGGCACCAGCCCCTGGACGACGGACGCCGTGCCTTCCTTCAGCGCCTGCTGCGCGGTGGCCTCGCGCTTGTCCTTCCCGGCGGCGTCGTCCGCGGTGCACTGCGTGTCCGAAAGCACCAGTCCGCGCACCCGGCCCGGGTCCTCGCGCAGGAGCGCCAGGGCCGCGTAGCCGCCCATGGACACGCCGCCGACCACCGCCGTGTCGATGTTCAACGCATCCAGCAGCGCGAGCGCGTCCTGCGCCAGCTTGCGCATCTCCGTGGGGCCTTCACCCAGTTGGCTCTGCCCGAAGCCGCGCAGGTCCGGCACGAGGAAGCGGTAGCGCCCTGACAGCGCGGCCACCTGCCGGTCGAACGCGGAGCCATCCAGCGGGAAGGCGTGCATGAGCAGCACCGGCAACCCCTGGCCCACGTCCCGGTAGTGCAGCGGAATCCCATCCACGGCGACCGTCAGCATGCGTGCCTCCTCGCGGCCCGTCGCAGGGGGCGGCGTCAGATCCACTTCTTGTACTTGAACCAGCCGACGAGCCCCAGGGGGAAGCCCACCATGGTCACCCACATGGCGACGTACCAGCCCGTTCCCGTCAACTGTTCGAAGTTCTGCCCGAAGAACCCCACGATGAAGGACAGGGGCAGGAAGAGGGTGGCGAAGATGGTGAGCTGCTTGCTGATGTCATTGGTGCGTTGGGCCACCACGGACAGGTAGCCGTCCATCACGTTGCCCACCACGTCACGGCTGGCGTCGATCTGCTCGTACAGCCGTATCAGGTGGTCGTAGACGTCGCGGAAGTACAGCGTCGTCTTCTCTTGAATCTGCGGGATTCCCCGGCGCGACAGCATGCCCACCACGTCGCGCTGCGGAGACAGCACGCGGCGCAGCGTCACCAGCGCGCGCTTGAGCTGGAAGATGCGCTGCAGGTGCTCCGGATCCGGCTCGGCGAAGATGGCGTCCTCCAGGTCATCCAGCCGGTCGCCGAATTCGTCCATGATGGGGAACTGCGCGTCCACGAGCGCGTCCGCGAGCATGTAGAGGATGACGTCCACGCCCCGGCCCAGCGTGCCCGCGGGGTCGTCCTTCACGCGCCGTAGGACGGCGTCATGGCTGGGCAGGCGCAGCTCGTGCACGCTGATGAGCCAGTCCTGCGCGAGGAAGAAGTGGTGCTCGTGCAGCGTGAGCTCCGTGACGTCCGAACCGCAGCTGAAGCCCTGCATCACGATGAACTGGTGGTGCGGGTATTCCTCCAGCTTGGGCCGCTGGTCCAGGTGCAGGCAGTCCTCCACGGCCAGCCGGTGTAGCTGGAAGCGCTCGGCCAGTCGGCCCAGCACCTCCGCGTTCGGCTCCAGGACGTCGATCCACTTGGGCCCCGGCTTATCGAGCAGTTCCTCACCCCCCGAGACAGCCCTGCCGTCCTCCCACAGACAGACCTGGATCATTTCCGTGGACTCCCCGGCCCAGCCCTCGGGCCCGGGACGCTTGCTAGAACTCCCCGGACGCGATGTCGAGCGGTAGAGTGGGGGCAACGTGTCCGCTGCCGCCGAGAATCCACCGCCGGCCTCCCTGACCCCGAGGCTCGAACAAATCCTCCAGTCGCTGCCCGACCGCGCCTTCTCCGCGCGGCTGAGAGCGGTGTATCTCGCCGCGGCCCAGGCCATCTCCCGGCTGAGCGACCTGGACCTGGTGAAGTACGAGACGCCCGTCG includes these proteins:
- a CDS encoding dipeptidase, coding for MGDVKELHRQWCIADGHADSLMWNRDLCERSTEGHVDFPRLREAGVKLQCFTLVTRGFPFIGGFPLFAAWRKWPREARGSEWTRALWQIEKLDSFCARSGDTVRVATTGAALEDNLAHGRLSAVLGVEGGHAIEGQVERIEELHRRGVRFMGLTHLSNNDLGGSSFPMMGNRGLTPLGNQVMEEMARLGMSVDVAHASEQTLTDLFAHPTVRYFCSHTGVRAAGGGWRNLSDAALRTIAQRGGVVGIILAPVYLGGDTWDDVVRHVEHAVDVMGEEGVGVGSDYDGMVALPRGMRDVTDLPRLTEALLKRHPESWVERVMGGNFRRYFRETLGGG
- a CDS encoding carboxymuconolactone decarboxylase family protein, translated to MMKSPAPENMYLPDVESHESDGHYGKMIAMARAGGMTPPGIWHLFAFKPRMTDALSAFTHEVMRGPSPLSAGLRELIAAYTSRRNACVF
- a CDS encoding magnesium transporter CorA family protein → MIQVCLWEDGRAVSGGEELLDKPGPKWIDVLEPNAEVLGRLAERFQLHRLAVEDCLHLDQRPKLEEYPHHQFIVMQGFSCGSDVTELTLHEHHFFLAQDWLISVHELRLPSHDAVLRRVKDDPAGTLGRGVDVILYMLADALVDAQFPIMDEFGDRLDDLEDAIFAEPDPEHLQRIFQLKRALVTLRRVLSPQRDVVGMLSRRGIPQIQEKTTLYFRDVYDHLIRLYEQIDASRDVVGNVMDGYLSVVAQRTNDISKQLTIFATLFLPLSFIVGFFGQNFEQLTGTGWYVAMWVTMVGFPLGLVGWFKYKKWI
- a CDS encoding serine/threonine-protein kinase, whose translation is MATHPPASSASRPFILFTTGATSYELVRYLGSRAGGELLLARRHYARTPGGLVLIKRLRDVTDDVARARLREEVKLLMRLSHPAIAPVYLVRVHDGAPHLVTEYVDGPCLETLSSFAALRRRPFSEAFAAYVGAEVADALHHAHALEDSRGLPVGVVHRDISPRSLRVDVHGRVRLSDFALAWSRLPGRVVTEPGLVRGDVAYASPEALEGLPLDGRADLFSLGMVLLELLTGLHLLDLDDVERAAQQAQPVPGTRGLCAETPSWLPAPLMAARMACLTPAHVEQATRGLSPGMRAVLQRVLQRDRDLRFQTGAELRDALRGLLNAEGRPYGPPEALREVSEVRTDALVGPAGAAEAGLPLEDDLWDGCDDDGADWT
- a CDS encoding carboxymuconolactone decarboxylase family protein, which gives rise to MLGSKEHVQAVLDDVKTAPIPEAEKALFAFVDQLNDAPGDLRREDVERLKAAGWSDEAVYDAVSVCALFNFYNRWIDGTGVQGLSPAMYERSGKRMAAGGYPPTPPPGSPPRSGGEPER
- a CDS encoding alpha/beta fold hydrolase, translated to MLTVAVDGIPLHYRDVGQGLPVLLMHAFPLDGSAFDRQVAALSGRYRFLVPDLRGFGQSQLGEGPTEMRKLAQDALALLDALNIDTAVVGGVSMGGYAALALLREDPGRVRGLVLSDTQCTADDAAGKDKREATAQQALKEGTASVVQGLVPKLVHAAPDSLVGREVTKLGLSVSPESIAAAQRGMALRLDSKDLLARYAGPALVVVGEHDTVTPLAKAKQMADLVQGARLEVIPGAAHLPNQEQPEAFNSVLDSFLASLA